The following is a genomic window from Meriones unguiculatus strain TT.TT164.6M chromosome 7, Bangor_MerUng_6.1, whole genome shotgun sequence.
CGGGTAGttgagagaaagtgtaggttttaaggcGCATATAGTCGAGTGGTTGTTAGGGAtaggtagaacagaaaaaaatctgttgcagGCATCATGGTCTGATTAAAGGGGTCCTGGCATGACCAGACAACTACTACCAGGAGAGGCCTTCCCGGCCAACATACCAATGTTAGGACCAaataaaatgatgatgtgcacagcagattttatatgaaagaggtttattgaatggagatgaagagaaagagagtgagacatgatagggggaagagaggggtttctccgacagagaaaggggagagggtaagagggcaagagagagacaaacttGGTGGGTTGAGCTTTTTAAGGAAAAActtaaccacacctgccaggtgtggctacctggcaagcaacacatgatgacatcataggttgctaggcaacccagaagcaggctgcctaaatactaacacctGTTGCAATAAGCCAGAGGTGGTGGTTTTGTGGTCCCAGCTGTTGGAATGACTCAGACAGGAAGATCCCTTGAGCTAGAAAGATCCATTGAGCCAGAAATTAGTGGCCAGACTGGctctaaagacaaaaaaaaaaaaaaaaaaaaaaaaaaaaaaaaaaatcttagaataaAACTGGGTATCTTAACGTTCCTAAGAACATTCATCAAATTAACTTTATTCCGATGTTCCCCCTCCCTTAACAGTTGAGGGCCTGGAAAATGTAGTGTGCTAAAGTCCTTACAAGATATGGGTAGACTACTAGCCTAgtagtttttctgttgttgttttttgatgtGTTTGAGTATTTTACCTGCTTGTACATCTCTGAATGagttgtgtgcttggtgcccagggaggccagaagaggccttCGAACCCCTGCAACTGGAGGTCAGGAAGACTGTGGCCtgcagtgtggatgctgggaacctgggccctctggaggagcagccactgctcttaccactgagccaactctccagctcccacaCTAATTCTAGAGATGTTGCTTTCCTACCCAAGCAGACTACCTCACTTTGTtcgggaagaaaaacaaaagcctaaGGCTGGTGACCAGGTGGACAAGAATTTCAAGCCATCCAATTTAGAATTAGGAAGAAGCTGCATTTAAATACAAATtgctcccttccttcttccaaatTTTTCAAACAACCTATCAGGGGAAGGGACCTACCCAGGGACATGGCGAGTTCTAAGCAGTACAGGCTGGAATCAaggggttggtttgtttgtttgatttaccAGCCAAGGCCCTTTAGAGCCTAGCAGCACCTACTAGTGCTATCATGGATGAATGCACAAATGTGAGCATAAACACTTCCATTTCTGGGATAAGCCTTTTGCAGTGTGCTCTAGTATCTGCTGAGTTCTGTGTATACAATACTTGACCTCCATTTAGTGACTACTACCATGGGTCCTATTTTGGCCAGGTACTGAGGAATCCAAGATGTCTCTGAAGGTCCACACAGTCTAttagggaagcaaattttttttatgcagtcaacgctttttttttttttaaactgaggtACAAGTcacagaacactttttttttgttgttttaaagtgttttaatatatgaaaatattatcACTACCTAATTTCAAAACATTTTGCTCATCCCCAAAGGAAACCCATTAGCAGTTCCTCTCCATTCTATGTCTCCCCACAACTCCTGGGAATTCCTGTGTGCTTTCAGTTCCTACTGATTTGCCCCTTTTATAAATAGACTCACAAACCTCAAACATGTCTTTTTCTGCTCTGGCTTTTCCTAAGCCTATAGATTTTAAGGTTTATGCATATTGTATTAGCAtgtgggctttttctttttcttttttttttttaaagacagggtcttactacattgccctggttggcctggaactcacagagagccacctgcctctgcctccctttgccaccacacccagcactcATTCTTTTTTATAACCAAGTAATATTGTATTGTAAATACCGTGTTTAATAGGCTATTGGGTTATTTccactttaatattttatttggtgAGCGTATATATAAGTGTGTATgcttagagagaaagagagtatgtgtgtgtgtgtgtttgtgtgccacaACATGGACACATGGCAAtcagaagaaaaatggaaagtcAGTGTCCTCCTCTTCTGGGTCTTGTTTCTCCCTGCCTGTGCGTTTGAGGCTCGCTGCTCTGCGAGCTCCTGAACTGACCCTGCTGCCAGTCTTTGACTTCGCTGTAGGACTGTAGGGTCGCAGATGCACACCATTGCATTCGGCATTTATACATCTGCTCTGCTGAACTCCAGTTGTCAGGCTTGgggttttgtttcctgtttttttgagacagggcttctctgtgcagcctggctctcctggaatcgctttatagaccaggctaaccttgaactcacagagatctacctgcctctgctgggaaaTAAGTGATGGAAAACATGACTAGATGAGTTAGTGGCAAAAGCTACTGAATTAAGGATTGTGGATAGTCTCATAAGGCAAAGGGAAGCACTGAGAATTTTGGTAAGAAAtgacaggatgatcttttgtttAAAATACCAATCTAGAGCCAGGTAaggtgacacaggcctttaaccccagcactcaggagtcaaagacaggcagatgtctgagtttggggccacctggtctacagaacaaatgCCAGGACAGATAGgactatatagagagaccctCTCTTGAAAAGCCATAAAATATCAGTCTAAGGAGCTGGGTGTAAGGGCgcagacctttaatccctgcCCTCAGAGACAAGTAAAGcagtctctgagttctaggctacAGGACAGGCAGAGTTACATTGTTGTTGGAGGCTGCAGTGCTCCAGACTTTCGACTTACTGGTTAAGAGTgtttcctgttcttccagagctCCTGAATTTGGATCTTAGCACCAATgtggatggctcacaactgcctgcaacttcaACTTCAGGGGAACCAATGCTTTCTGGCCCCCTCATGcgtgtacacacaaacatgcatacctATGTGGCAtatacatacagaaacacacacaaaataaaatgtataataataaaatactggTCTGAGTGTTACCTGGAGAATAGTTTGGTAAGATGAAATGTGGTCCCACTAGGGGTCCTCTGTGGTAATTCTCCTGAGAGATGATGTCAGGCTGGGATTGCTTGGTAGCAGCTGGATGAATACCAAAACTAGGAAGGAAATAAAGGTTCAGGCACCAATTAGATGTGAGAAATAAAAGAGGTTTTCAGCCTACGTCTGTAGATTAGGTTGCTGGTGGATAAGGAACCCCAGATGAGAACAGATGAGCATTTCCTGGGGCTGATGACCAGTAGCTCAAGATAGGCTTTTGAACTTGTGACCGCTGTGAATTGACATTGAACAGAAGTTGCTCAGGAAATGATTGACCATGCAGCCGAGGTATGGGATCTGAAACCACAGGACGGCCAAGTGAGAATGTGCAGATGAACTAAGTAGACAGTGAGGTGCTGGGAGAAACACAAGTAGAAGAAGTATCATAGAAGCCAGAAGTTATCATTTTGAACTTTCATCAATTGAATAttgttgaaattaaaaaaaaacaacaacaacaaaaaaaaaaaaaaacaactgataggcctggcatggtggtgcacatccttacttccagaactggggaggcagacagatctcttggAGATCAGGCCAGCATGGTCTCCATATGAAACTCTAGGCAAACCAAAGataaatagtgagaccctgcctcaaaaacagggCTGGCCCAGGGCAGAAGGCTGACAAACTCAGCTACTACCCAGGTCCAGATGCAGGGTTTTGAGTTGctccaccccaacatctaccccatgtATGAGCTACTGGAATGTGTGAAGGGTCTAGTCCcgcagaaccaaagctgcaggaacTCCATgacagggcaacagcaggatatccGAAAGGAGGCTCCGCCAGGGTTCAGTATTGATGGTgcggcagaagccagaggcctcacaCCAGGCCGACAACTCGCTGAAATGAGTATGTAAATCTGTGGGATGACAGGTGTACTGTGTGACGCACTGCAGTTTCCAGTGCTGCCGTTACAGCGAGGGTGTGGTGAAGGAGTCGAGAACTGGAGACTAGAGAGCTGCGACGGTGAGAGAGGGCTGCGGTTATGAAGGAGCAGGCTGTTAGCCAATAGGGTCAGCGGGATGGAGCGCAGCAGCCTCAAGCTTGCGCAGACTCAGCCCCAGAAAAGCCGTCCAGCCTCATGATCACCCTGCTCCAACAGTGGCAGGACTGCCAAGATGAAGAGTGGCTCATTTACTGGACTGACCTCATCAAAGACCTCCACGGTCCACAGTTCTCCGGGAGGCCATGCTGGTCCATGGCCTGTGCTGCGGCAGAGGGCCATGTTGACTGATGTCTGTTTGCCGTACAACCACCTGACACCAACTGGAAGTCCTCGGCACTTACTGGGTGCTGGAGACCATGTAGATGTTCGTGGTCTGTGCTGTTGGCAGAAACTATGGAGAAGACCAGGATCCATGCTTGCATTGGCTGTGAAGGGCAAGGAAGTTCCTCTTGCAGTGTATGAATGACTGCAGGCATGCACAGTTTGAGAAGAGGAACATAGCTTCTGTGACAAGCCTTACCACCACCtcaaccccacccccaaaagtAACAGCCTAAAAAGGAAGTCATCAAAGAACTCTTTGATAGAGACTGTGATAGGGACACTGAAGTGAGGCTCtccacagttgatggcttctgctggggcacaggtggggaaggaCTCAGCTCTCTTTAgagggctggccactgggagtttgactatgctccagtgagtatatgggcaacacagacctttttttttcctttttttggggggggaggggaggaagggggctcACAAGGGGGTAACAGTGAAGGACTGGGAATCAGCATGattgggtgcatgatgtgaaattcccaaataataaaaattcgatgttggaaacaagcaaacaaaaaagtaaaataaagcaaattcatgtctctggaagaaaaaaaatggtgtctCTGTCCAGGAGGTTTCTGGGAGTGAGGACTAGGGGCTCTTAAGGCATATTTCTCAAGAAAGCAAGTGTTTTAACTTGGTGCAGTATTGTGACTTATAACCGGATCTTTGGCAACTTCTTTCCTGAAGGCCGGGATGCATCCAGAGCATTTGTGACGGGTGACTATTCTGAAGCCGGCCTCGTGGACGATGTAACTGGCTTGTCCTCTTCTGAGATACTGACGCTTCACAATTGGCTTTCATTCTAcgaaaaaaattatgtatttgtCGGTATGTAGTCCTCACCCATTGATGTATATTTCACGTGGTTGTCTTACTGTGTTAATTGGGTGCCTGGATTCTTTAGGAACTAGGCTCAAAGTAAAAATTTGAAACCAGCCCTATGTTTTTCATGTTAGATTCTTGCTGTTAGTGTAAGAATAATCCCCTGAAGAAAATTAAGTGGTGGGTAATCTTGAGAAGGACTGCCAGGCCTCACCCTGTAGTGTCGGTGGCCCCCAGTTATGTCACATGTATTGGACATGAACAGCCAGCTCCAAGAGGCAGCCTTCCTGTGGTTCAGGAAGGCTTGATGCCTCCTGAGTGTGACTCTAATGGCTCCCTTTGATTGCTCTCTGATGGAGCAGACATCCTGAGTAAACCATTTCTCAGATGGAAGTTAGGCTAAGCACACactcattcacttattcattcactcgtttattcattcattcattcattcattcactcacttattcattcatttatggtttcatgtagcccaggctggtctcaaactcactgtagatcaggctggccttgaattcctgatcttcatCGCCTCCATCTCCTAAGTGCTCAAACATGTATCAATGTCAGCTGTATGGGTTTCTGTACTTGTTGCTTACTGGTGATACATGAGGGAAAGCACCTCTTAAATGAGAAAACAGACATGATCACTCCAGTCTCTCCTAAGCACTGAGAGCCAGGATGACTGAGGCCAGTCCTTTCATCTGTGTGCAGCCCCACCTGTCATGGAGCCCCACATGGGCACTTCTTCCAGATACCAGTGTCCCTTTGCCATGGGAGCAGGGCTAGATTAGCATTTATTTCCCCTAATGCCTCTAAGTGCTTGATTTCATTACTCTTTGGGCTGCTTATTCTGAGAGCCATGTTATTTCCCCTAACGCTTCTACTCCATGTCCAGTTGTTCAAGCTCTGATCTCCTAAGATCTGAAGTGAGAGCCTTTCCGTTCCACTCCCCTTCACTCCTCACCTTCACCCACTGGTGGCCTTCCTCGCCCACATGCTTGTTTCCCCTCAGTCTGCCCTACGTAGTTTCAACCATATCTGTCCTCTGTGCTCAGTgcgtttgtttctttctgttcccCATGAGGTTGCCAAATGGCAGATGAAACGTTGCTGACCTAATGAagtcctgcatgctaggcaaacagcCTCCCCCCAAGCTTCATCTCTAGCCTCAGCTTTTTAAAGTCTGTCAGCTTATTAGAGAGTCCCTGGTCACTGAGTCCTAAGTTGGTTGGCTGCTTGTGTCTGGCTAAGTTAGGCTTTGTTTCTACCTTCAGCCTTTATCAAAAATTATCATATTCAGCCTCAATTATGCTCAAATGAGTCATAGTTATGCTTGAGGTCTAGCTGGTGTTTTGTGGTGAGGTTTCACTGTGCGAGGCAGATTTTGTTGTGCTCTAGATACATGTTTAGACACCCAGGCAGGAACCCTGTCCTCAAACAAACAGCACTTAAAACTCTGCTCTCGCTAGCCTCTCTTTAAAATGCAACATGATAGGCTCATCCCAAGCAATACAAAGCCCTCTATACCCTAAAGTTTGTTGGTAAGCGAACCTAAAGATTTCTTATCTGGCACTAAGGCCTTGTCCCTTCATTTATTCATGTAGCAAACATTTAAAGCAAATGTTCTGCATGAGCTGTTTTGAGTACTGGGCCTTGCAGGACACTTTGTAACTAAGCAGACACCTCTACAGAGGGCTGTGAATAAAACCATGGGATTCTTGGGTTACCTTTGGAGCTGGTGGACAAGGGGGCCTTCTTGGAAGAGATGACAGCAAAATGGGCCTAGCAGAAGAAGAGGGAGCCAAACTGAGATTTGGGGAGAGTGTAGCAGTCTGAAGAGGACTGGTACCTGAGGTAGATGTTAGCAAGGCCTGGCCTGATAACAGAGAAACCTGTGTACTGGAGCCCatgggaatgagggagcaagtGACCtgagaaaaggcagagagaacagGCAGAAGCCAAATGGCTGGAGGAACCTGGAAGCCTAGAGAAGAAGTTTTGATTTTATTCTGTGCCTTGAGTACAACTGTTAGAGGGTTTTGGTCAGGCATGAAGGTGAGATGGTATAAttcatgggtttttgtttgtttgtttcctgttgttttctccagacagggtttctctgtgtatatccCTGACAGTACTAGAACTCGCCCTttttaccaggctggcctcaaactcatggagatccacctgcctctggcttctgagtGTTGAGTGCATGTACACCCTTCCCCGGCATGATATCCGTTTGAAGAGTACTCCAAGAGCAGgaaagagatgtctcagtggttaaaagcactggccaCTCTGCAGAGGGCCAGGTCCAGTCCCTCATACCACCTGGTAGCTCACTAGCATTGGTAACTCTAAATCCAGGGATCCAACCTCCACTTCTGATCCATGCATTTGGTATACAGACATagattcaggcaaaacactcatacacataaaattaaaattttaaaagaacacccAAATTTGgcctttaattctttttttttttaattttattttatgtgcattagtgtgagggtgtcagatcccttggaattggtgttacatacagttgtgaactgtcatgtgggtgctgggaattgacgtGATAACaaatcatgaccaaagcaacttggggaaaagGGTTTACTTGGTTTACCCTCTCATTGCTACTCTCTGACCTCTCTCTCTGCGATCCCAGGAAGAGTGGTTGGAAGGTTCTACAGAAAGGACGGGATGCCAACTTCAGAACTAACCCAGGTAGAAGCCATGATGACTAAAGGCATGGAGGCAAATGAACAGGcgcagagagaaaagcagaagtTTCCTCCATGCAATGCTGAGTGGAGCTCTGCCAGGGGTAGCCGACTCTGGTGCTCTCAAAAGAGGTACGCAGGCTTTCCTTTTGCTCTGCCACCTCCCCTTCTTCTAAGCCAcccttttatttattgtttgtttgtttgtttatttattaattattcagGGAATCTACAACTGACGGCTAACCTAGGGAGCTTACATGTACTATGCATGTTAGGTCTTCTGAGTTATATTCATTTACTCGTCATTGTGACAGAACAACTGAAAGAAGCGGTTTAagggagaaaatatttaatcCGTTTTGGGATTGATCGCAGGGAAGGTGTGGTAGAGATGTTTGGTCTGTTGCTGTAGATTCTGGGTGAAAGCCTTccaacacagagaggcagagaaagcaccttgCTGGCCTTccttcccagaaggaaaaagccccttctccttctccacgcTGAAAACCCTTGAAAACCCTTCAGACTGAAGGTCCCTCCTTTCTATGTCCTATGTGTCTCTCCATCCATCTCCAGgcttcctctcactctctgttttttgttttttgtttttcctatgttcactccctATGTCATCTGTTTCTGTGCTCCACCTCTTGACAtatggttgactttattaatcctgtttacagaaagttcttggattaagggtgtgtgctagggctgagccacaccacaactagaaacaggtttttccaatatacaatctcagggttcacagtatgatcaaatatcctgcaccaGTCTGTGACAGTGGAGGTGTGCGAATACCAGTTCTCACATCATCATAGATAGGGAGCTGAGGTTGTGCCAGAACTAGAAGCAGGTATAACTTTCAAGGCCTGTCCCCAGTAAGTCATTTATAGCTAGGACTCAGGTCCCCAAGGTTCTACAACCTCTTAAAACTTCACTAGCAGCTGGTGACCAAGTATTCAAGAATTCCTGTTGGAGACATTCAGTTTCAAACCATAAGGTggagaattaaagaaaaatcctAATAGTAGGACCTCTAATAACTGAATGAAAACCTtacagctggggctggagagatggctcagcagttaagaacactgactgctcttccagaggtcctgagttccattcccagcaactgcattggtggctcacaaccatctatgagatctggtgccctcttctgtcatacaggcacacatgtaggcagaactctgtatacataataaataaatgaatcttaaaaataaaaaagaaggaaaaagaaaactttagggTTGAGACACACATTTGAGACCTGTACCTCTTCCTAACCTCTCAGccctgtgccccacccccaccggAGATCATTCTAGAGGTAAAGTGCTGGTCTGGAgtactatttcttttcttttaagaattcattttatgttatgtgcctgtgtatatgtgtacctgtatatgtgtatatgtaggtgcttgtggaggtcagaaagggACACTGGactccctggaactagagttacaggtagttgtgagtggccgtgtggatgctgagaacctgacccaggtcctctgcaaaagtagcaagaactcttaactgctgagccatctctctggcccataaagtttcctgattttcttttctttttttagcgcTTATATTTAATTGTGTATGTATGGGGTTGGGGAGATGTCTTAATGGTCAAGAGTACTTGTTACTCTTGTAGAGGAGCTAGCACTCACttgctcacaactatccataactccagttccagtgaacCTGACGTCTTCATCTGgtttctgcaggcaccaggaacacgtgtggtacacatatacacacagagacaaaacacttatacatacaCCAAAAACccatgtgtgtgcgcgcacgcgtgcgtgtgtgtatgtatgtgtgtgtatgtgtgtgtgcgcacatgtgtgtataAGTGCCCAAGAGTTCAGAGATGttgtgtcccctgcaactggagttacaggatgtTGGGAGCTGTCagtgtgggtgcagggaaccaaAGGCAAGTCTTAACAGCTCTGGACAGATGTTAAGTACCATCTTGCGCAGGCACTATTTCTTGACTACTTGTGCCTATTCAGCTAGAGATAGTCCTCAGTTTCCTGTTTGTCAGCATAAATTATTCCTGCTGCTGGAGAGTGGGGTACGAGGTGGACCCAAGCCTCGATGCCCTCATacagtgatttatttttattttctctgcaaCACCACCTTATGTGGAGATGCTTGAtcctagactggctttgaactctttgctcaaggatgaccttgaatttctgatccttccaTCTCTGCCTACTGAGACCAAAAGTTGCCAGCGCCACCATCAGGCCTGGTTTATGCAATGCTGGAGTCAGAACTCAGGACTTTGTGAaagctgggcaagcactctaccaactgagctacagcccagatttctttttttttttttttgagacagggtctctcagtgtcaccctggctgtcttagactagctttgtagaccataCTCAcaaagagatctgtctgcctctgcctccagagtgctaggattaaaggcatgcaccaccatgcctagctctaTTTTCAGGTATTTTTAAAGCACTGTGGTGGCTGAGTATACCAGCCAGTAACGGTATAGTGCTTGCTTGAAACCGCTCAAGGTTCAATCCTTAGCCCCattacaaacaaagcaaaaacccttaaaaaaaaatcaaaacaaaacaaaagtcaaaaacAAAAGCCCTGGCACCCCAAGCGTTTCCAGGAAGCGCAGGCTGGCTGGGAGTCTCTTCCTGCACAAATAGTGCAGTGAGTGGGGTACTAAGCATGATGCCACAGACATTATTCCAAACAGAAATGTTTTTTCTGCTGTAATCAGCTGGCCAGCCACACTCAAATTTTAGCTCAGCTTTCTCACATCTCTTTTAGCTCTGGTAAGAGGACAGTGGAAACCAGAAACTGGACAAAGTTCCCAGACTCAGGCTCGCATTGATGGCGAAGctggggagggctggggagagggcccCATTCCTATGCGCTAAGCCTTATGGAGCTCCTTCTTCCCACAGGGATCTGTCTACCATTGAGTGGCCAGGGCAAACAGTCAGAGCCCCAGCTTTCTCTGGGTGTAGCCACCGTGCCCATCACCTATTCCTTCTGCTTTAACTGGGGGAGTAAGGTGAAGGTGAAGGAAGGCAAACATTCAGAGACACTGCTTTTGTGCTACCACTGGAGCCTGGCCTGCACACTTAACAGACGATAGTCTGGGACCTGAGTGGCCTTCTTGGGACACAGTCCTGGATACAGGTGGCCTCAGGGATAGCACTGGTGATGTAGAAGGTGTTAGAGATGCTAGAAGCCTGTGGTATACAATTAGATGCTTCCTGTGCCCCTTGTAAGCCTCCCTCTCCTCAAAGATTCTTCTGTCTCATGACCTCCCTTGCATTTGGGACTGAATTGCTCTGGCCCTGCCTTCCCATAGAGTCCTTCCAGACCTATTCCTAAGCCTCAACCCAGTGTTGTTTCCTCTTCACTGAGAAGGAGGAGTTGTGTGGGCAGGGGCTAGGTGCAGAGTAAAGCTCACTGGTGGAATGGACAGCTGGCCTGAGGATGAAGGCATTTTGGTGCGTAAGCAGCCCTACTCATGGGTAAGTTACAAGTGAAATGATTTCTAACAGTGTTAGTTCTACCAGCCAGCGAGCCTGGTCCTGGCACCAGAGCCCATATAAGGGTCGATTTCATGAATGGTACTTTCTTCCTGCAAGGCCTCTGAGTCTGCCAGAGACCAAATGTAGTACACTGAAGTGAGCCAGGTTCCTTTGCCCAAGATCAGAGGTTGCCAGGGTACGCTGGGCCAGAGTGCAATCCTCCCTGGGGACCTGGTAGTCTCAGCACTTAGATGCACCCAGAGCCAGCACGTCCCACCAAGTGCTGCAGGCCTGAAGCTGAAGATGCTGCTCAGCTTGGATGGGGGATGGGTCCGCTCACGGGCTGGCAGGGCAGACTTCTCAGTCACTAACTAGCACCAGCTCAGGAAGGTAACACTGCTGCTGCTTGAAAAAAGAacggggtgggggaagggcacagcGAAAGGGATGTGGACTCTACTTCTTCCTGGAGAAGGTGGTGGTAGCATTGTGTGTGGAAAGCCGGAGCAGGAGAGCTTATGGCCTAGGTTGAGATAAGCAGTGGAGAGAAGGGCTTTTCCTTTTCATAACTCCCTGCTCAGTGCTTCTGCCTCTCATCTCAGGCTTATAAATTCATACTTTTAagtcctttttccctttttcctaGTGGAGGTGTGGACAGAGACTGGATTGGTGTCCCCAGAAAGTTGTATAATCCTGGGAGTAAGGagccccactgtgtgtgtgtgagaacaaCTGGCCCACCTAGTGACCATCAAGATAGTCACAGGCACTTAAATCGCGGGGACTTGGACAACCCCAACTTGGAAGAATACACTGGCTGCCCACCGCTGGCCACCACATGTTCCTTCCCACTCTAAGATGGCGTCCTGCATGTTGATGACACTTGGAGAACCTTCCATATCTTCCAGGAAGCCCTTGATACTTGTGCCCTCGGACAGCTCCTGGTGGCAGGAAATAGAAGTGTCGAAGACTCCAGACTCATTCTGAAAACATGTGCCACAATTCTGGCGGCTGAAGCAGAGCCCAGTGGCCTGGCTGGTATGGTCAGGTTGTTTTGACATCTTCGGAACCTTGGTCCCTGTCATCTTCCTTCATAAACACGGCACAATCGACGCGGAAGTGTCTGAATGAAGAAGCCGGTGAGCTCCAACAGGGGTCTCCCCATGGACTCAGCACTGCCTGAATCAGAGCTTGGGCTCTGCCCGTCATGCCAGTCCTGCTAGTACTTGGAGCAGTAGCACAACAGGACTGTGCCTCTCAGCAGAG
Proteins encoded in this region:
- the LOC110561815 gene encoding neuferricin isoform X2, with translation MDYTHWAGRDASRAFVTGDYSEAGLVDDVTGLSSSEILTLHNWLSFYEKNYVFVGRVVGRFYRKDGMPTSELTQVEAMMTKGMEANEQAQREKQKFPPCNAEWSSARGSRLWCSQKSGGVDRDWIGVPRKLYNPGSKEPHCVCVRTTGPPSDHQDSHRHLNRGDLDNPNLEEYTGCPPLATTCSFPL
- the LOC110561815 gene encoding neuferricin isoform X1, producing MLRLRGPSAVLSLAVAAAAAMTVWLLDRWGPRPGPRLFVPEELARYRGGPDDPGLYLALLGRVYDVSSGRRHYEPGAHYSGFAGRDASRAFVTGDYSEAGLVDDVTGLSSSEILTLHNWLSFYEKNYVFVGRVVGRFYRKDGMPTSELTQVEAMMTKGMEANEQAQREKQKFPPCNAEWSSARGSRLWCSQKSGGVDRDWIGVPRKLYNPGSKEPHCVCVRTTGPPSDHQDSHRHLNRGDLDNPNLEEYTGCPPLATTCSFPL